The stretch of DNA taagagaattaaataaaaaattatttttaaaattaatttttccattttcttagAACATTAAACGTCTAACAATATCACTACGGCTATGTCATTTAGTAAGAGGTAAAAGGTCAGCTGGGATGTTTGGTAAAACATGAAGACGAAAAAGCCagaaaatcagaattttcccGTAAAATCCCACAATAAATTGCATGGAGTTGGGAAAGTGAACCACAAGAGCGCAGCAAAGGATCCCGGAAGTAGACACAAGTCGAGGAATCAAACACAAATAAATTACGTGGTGAATccgagaaaattgaaattcctaACCAACAAAAAAGCAGCTGAGGAGAAGCGTGAGGCTCACCTGGCGGACAAGGAGAAACGACGAAAGGAAATTGAGCACAAGCGGAAAGAGAAAATCCAGAGGAATAGAGAGCTAAGCAAGAAAACACGTCGGGGGCAGCCtgtgatgaaaaatcaaattgaattcctTCTCAATAAGATTCAGAAGAGATTGGctgaagaataatattttgttttcctGGACGATGATGGATCAGAAGACAGCTCTCCACAGATTCCAACACGGTGCATTCCTCATCATTGCAGGTGTACCGCCGCAGACGGAATTTGGGATTGATTGTAGCAAATTTGCGATTGCAGAGAAGTTTCGGGGTGTCAAGATGATCCCACCTGGACCACATTTTGTCTACTGTGCTTCAGTGGGACCCTTCGGAGACACAGCCCCACGTGTGGGTTTCATTCACTACTTCAGGGAGAGAGAGATTGTGATTCGAGAATGGGATCCTGCCACGGAAGAGCTGAGAACTCGCACCAAGGGGAATGctgaaatggaaattcaattcatcCAGGAGAATATTCGGGAGATTGATGAATTCCTAGCTCCGTATGATTACGAAAGCTTAGCGAAATGGAACACATTGACCAGCTACGTTACAGCTGAAATTGTATCAAATCTATCACCTACCTGTGGAATCATTCGCACGTGTACGGATCTCCTTTCCTGCTCAGACAGCGAGAGACCCCGAGGGGGTGACACCCTTGGTGCTCAAGGCACAAGCccaaagagtaaaaaaatcgACTTACTCTTTGACGAAGACAGCCTACTGCCAAATTTAAAGCCCGTTCCTGGAACAGCACCGAATTTCACGGAACTCCCTCCTCGTTTTGCACCAGAAGCTTC from Lutzomyia longipalpis isolate SR_M1_2022 chromosome 1, ASM2433408v1 encodes:
- the LOC129786182 gene encoding uncharacterized protein LOC129786182; this translates as MKTKKPENQNFPVKSHNKLHGVGKVNHKSAAKDPGSRHKSRNQTQINYVVNPRKLKFLTNKKAAEEKREAHLADKEKRRKEIEHKRKEKIQRNRELSKKTRRGQPVMKNQIEFLLNKIQKRLAEE
- the LOC129786104 gene encoding protein AAR2 homolog, translated to MMDQKTALHRFQHGAFLIIAGVPPQTEFGIDCSKFAIAEKFRGVKMIPPGPHFVYCASVGPFGDTAPRVGFIHYFREREIVIREWDPATEELRTRTKGNAEMEIQFIQENIREIDEFLAPYDYESLAKWNTLTSYVTAEIVSNLSPTCGIIRTCTDLLSCSDSERPRGGDTLGAQGTSPKSKKIDLLFDEDSLLPNLKPVPGTAPNFTELPPRFAPEASPSEITSSFMDSIGTLDKLMASFTSPETLLGEIQFSFALFVGGCSTDGLAHWRKILGILSNTEMGVQKYRPFYKKYLQCLQYQVPHLPVEVMQPSPENSVYQDVRKLVKNCLLGNLSGDTENFCRFLGDRMLWSFDDVLEEDPEDLPVVVECA